In one window of Arachis ipaensis cultivar K30076 chromosome B06, Araip1.1, whole genome shotgun sequence DNA:
- the LOC107645686 gene encoding auxin response factor 9 isoform X2: protein MANLECNLRGPPTPTAQTGEGDEDLYTELWKLCAGPLVDVPRTGERVYYFPQGHMEQLQASTNQEVNQELSQQIPHFNLPTKILCRVVHIQLLAEQETDEVYARITLLPEPDQKEPTIPDPSPVESQRETFHSFSKILTPSDTSTHGGCSIRRMHATECLPPLPSPPSDADENSPPPSQELVAKDLHGFEWKFKHVLRGKGDKGGKGGKGGSPKRHLFTTGWSTFVTSKRLVAGDAFVFLRGEDGEMRVGIRRLARQQIPMPSSVISSQSMHLGVLATASHAVMTRTMFVVYYKPRSSQFIIGLNKYLEAVKNKFTAGMRYKMRFEVEESPERSFLVRFSGTIVGVGDVSPGWSNSQWRSLKVHWDEPATFPRPERVSAWEIEPFVVSTALAKRPRHADHTSSSEIASNTPASAFWFHGSSMSHDPAELGGAEVQCKENQVVWSLRQKETNGNPMNSHSSSSRVRMEGIWSNSPHASVPPNPPNNNAAAKQGLSPISSKPNDDGLTHDKVEVDARKKTENPTKIFLFGVNLTNNFRSNVSHPEKEQACSAIVPVGPKESTPITITASATQNAQNSNYSVSDKEQQNQISSDVLPAEKPNKLASLPSMRTRTKVQMQGVAVGRAVDLTMLNGYDELTIELEKLFHIEGELRSQNKWAVTFTDDENDMMLVGDDPWPEFCNIVKRIYIYSREDVKKMKYKLSVPSLDCEETLLSKEET, encoded by the exons ATGGCGAATCTGGAGTGCAATCTGAGGGGACCTCCCACTCCTACAGCTCAAACAG GTGAGGGAGATGAAGATCTCTACACAGAGCTATGGAAGCTGTGTGCAGGGCCTCTCGTCGATGTTCCCCGCACTGGGGAGAGAGTCTACTACTTCCCTCAGGGTCACATGGAACAA TTGCAAGCATCAACGAATCAGGAGGTGAACCAAGAACTGAGTCAGCAAATCCCTCATTTCAATCTCCCAACCAAGATTCTCTGCCGTGTTGTTCACATTCAGTTGCTG GCGGAACAGGAAACTGATGAAGTTTATGCCCGTATCACTTTGCTTCCAGAACCAGAT CAAAAAGAGCCTACAATCCCTGATCCAAGTCCCGTGGAATCTCAAAGAGAAACGTTTCACTCTTTTAGCAAGATATTAACTCCCTCTGATACTAGCACACATGGAGGATGTTCAATTCGGCGTATGCATGCCACAGAGTGCCTACCTCCATTGCCATCACCTCCATCG GACGCGGATGAAAATTCCCCACCACCATCCCAGGAGTTGGTGGCGAAGGATCTTCATGGGTTCGAGTGGAAGTTTAAGCATGTATTAAGAGGTAAAGGAGATAAAGGAGGTAAAGGGGGTAAAGGAG GTTCACCAAAGAGGCACTTGTTCACAACTGGCTGGAGTACCTTTGTCACTTCCAAAAGACTGGTTGCTGGAGATGCTTTTGTGTTTTTAAG GGGAGAAGATGGGGAAATGAGAGTTGGGATTAGGCGACTTGCGCGGCAGCAGATCCCAATGCCTTCGTCCGTGATATCAAGCCAGAGTATGCATCTTGGAGTGCTTGCCACTGCTTCCCATGCTGTTATGACTCGCACCATGTTTGTGGTTTATTATAAACCAAG GAGTAGCCAGTTTATTATTGGCCTTAACAAATATCTGGAAGCAGTCAAAAATAAATTTACTGCTGGAATGCGTTACAAGATGAGGTTTGAAGTGGAAGAATCACCTGAGAGAAG CTTTTTGGTCAGATTTTCTGGTACTATTGTTGGGGTTGGGGATGTATCGCCAGGATGGTCAAACTCTCAATGGCGTTCCTTGAAG GTTCATTGGGATGAGCCGGCAACGTTTCCGAGACCAGAGAGGGTTTCTGCTTGGGAGATAGAGCCTTTTGTTGTCTCTACTGCGTTGGCCAAAAGGCCCAGGCATGCTGATCATACTTCATCGTCTG AAATTGCTTCCAACACTCCTGCTTCTGCTTTTTGGTTTCATGGATCATCCATGTCCCATGATCCTGCAGAATTAGGTGGTGCTGAAGTCCAATGCAAGGAAAACCAGGTTGTATGGTCCTTGAGGCAGAAAGAAACCAATGGCAATCCCATGAATAGCCACTCCAGTAGCTCTCGGGTTCGTATGGAAGGAATATGGTCTAATTCACCACATGCGAGTGTCCCACCAAACCCCCCAAACAACAATGCTGCTGCAAAACAAGGCCTTTCACCTATTTCATCCAAACCAAATGATGATGGTTTGACTCATGATAAAGTTGAAGTAGATGCTAGAAAGAAGACTGAGAATCCCACAAAGATCTTTTTATTTGGAGTTAATTTGACTAACAACTTCCGTAGTAATGTGTCCCATCCGGAGAAAGAACAGGCTTGCTCTGCCATTGTTCCCGTTGGTCCCAAAGAATCTACTCCCATTACCATTACTGCATCAGCCACTCAGAATGCTCAGAATTCCAACTATTCAGTGTCCGATAAGGAGCAACAGAACCAAATTTCTTCTGATGTATTGCCAGCAGAGAAGCCTAACAAGCTGGCATCCTTACCATCCATGAGGACTCGAACTAAG GTTCAAATGCAAGGTGTAGCTGTAGGGAGAGCTGTGGACCTAACCATGTTgaatggctatgacgagcttacAATTGAGCTTGAGAAACTGTTTCATATTGAGGGAGAACTCAGATCACAAAACAAATGGGCAGTTACTTTTACTGATGATGAAAATGACATGATGCTTGTTGGTGATGATCCATGGCC GGAGTTCTGCAACATTGTGAAACGGATTTACATTTATTCAAGGGAGGATGTGAAGAAGATGAAGTATAAACTCTCCGTGCCTTCGTTGGACTGCGAAGAGACTTTGTTGTCGAAAGAAGAGACTTAA
- the LOC107645686 gene encoding auxin response factor 9 isoform X1, with the protein MANLECNLRGPPTPTAQTVWIGEGDEDLYTELWKLCAGPLVDVPRTGERVYYFPQGHMEQLQASTNQEVNQELSQQIPHFNLPTKILCRVVHIQLLAEQETDEVYARITLLPEPDQKEPTIPDPSPVESQRETFHSFSKILTPSDTSTHGGCSIRRMHATECLPPLPSPPSDADENSPPPSQELVAKDLHGFEWKFKHVLRGKGDKGGKGGKGGSPKRHLFTTGWSTFVTSKRLVAGDAFVFLRGEDGEMRVGIRRLARQQIPMPSSVISSQSMHLGVLATASHAVMTRTMFVVYYKPRSSQFIIGLNKYLEAVKNKFTAGMRYKMRFEVEESPERSFLVRFSGTIVGVGDVSPGWSNSQWRSLKVHWDEPATFPRPERVSAWEIEPFVVSTALAKRPRHADHTSSSEIASNTPASAFWFHGSSMSHDPAELGGAEVQCKENQVVWSLRQKETNGNPMNSHSSSSRVRMEGIWSNSPHASVPPNPPNNNAAAKQGLSPISSKPNDDGLTHDKVEVDARKKTENPTKIFLFGVNLTNNFRSNVSHPEKEQACSAIVPVGPKESTPITITASATQNAQNSNYSVSDKEQQNQISSDVLPAEKPNKLASLPSMRTRTKVQMQGVAVGRAVDLTMLNGYDELTIELEKLFHIEGELRSQNKWAVTFTDDENDMMLVGDDPWPEFCNIVKRIYIYSREDVKKMKYKLSVPSLDCEETLLSKEET; encoded by the exons ATGGCGAATCTGGAGTGCAATCTGAGGGGACCTCCCACTCCTACAGCTCAAACAG TTTGGATAGGTGAGGGAGATGAAGATCTCTACACAGAGCTATGGAAGCTGTGTGCAGGGCCTCTCGTCGATGTTCCCCGCACTGGGGAGAGAGTCTACTACTTCCCTCAGGGTCACATGGAACAA TTGCAAGCATCAACGAATCAGGAGGTGAACCAAGAACTGAGTCAGCAAATCCCTCATTTCAATCTCCCAACCAAGATTCTCTGCCGTGTTGTTCACATTCAGTTGCTG GCGGAACAGGAAACTGATGAAGTTTATGCCCGTATCACTTTGCTTCCAGAACCAGAT CAAAAAGAGCCTACAATCCCTGATCCAAGTCCCGTGGAATCTCAAAGAGAAACGTTTCACTCTTTTAGCAAGATATTAACTCCCTCTGATACTAGCACACATGGAGGATGTTCAATTCGGCGTATGCATGCCACAGAGTGCCTACCTCCATTGCCATCACCTCCATCG GACGCGGATGAAAATTCCCCACCACCATCCCAGGAGTTGGTGGCGAAGGATCTTCATGGGTTCGAGTGGAAGTTTAAGCATGTATTAAGAGGTAAAGGAGATAAAGGAGGTAAAGGGGGTAAAGGAG GTTCACCAAAGAGGCACTTGTTCACAACTGGCTGGAGTACCTTTGTCACTTCCAAAAGACTGGTTGCTGGAGATGCTTTTGTGTTTTTAAG GGGAGAAGATGGGGAAATGAGAGTTGGGATTAGGCGACTTGCGCGGCAGCAGATCCCAATGCCTTCGTCCGTGATATCAAGCCAGAGTATGCATCTTGGAGTGCTTGCCACTGCTTCCCATGCTGTTATGACTCGCACCATGTTTGTGGTTTATTATAAACCAAG GAGTAGCCAGTTTATTATTGGCCTTAACAAATATCTGGAAGCAGTCAAAAATAAATTTACTGCTGGAATGCGTTACAAGATGAGGTTTGAAGTGGAAGAATCACCTGAGAGAAG CTTTTTGGTCAGATTTTCTGGTACTATTGTTGGGGTTGGGGATGTATCGCCAGGATGGTCAAACTCTCAATGGCGTTCCTTGAAG GTTCATTGGGATGAGCCGGCAACGTTTCCGAGACCAGAGAGGGTTTCTGCTTGGGAGATAGAGCCTTTTGTTGTCTCTACTGCGTTGGCCAAAAGGCCCAGGCATGCTGATCATACTTCATCGTCTG AAATTGCTTCCAACACTCCTGCTTCTGCTTTTTGGTTTCATGGATCATCCATGTCCCATGATCCTGCAGAATTAGGTGGTGCTGAAGTCCAATGCAAGGAAAACCAGGTTGTATGGTCCTTGAGGCAGAAAGAAACCAATGGCAATCCCATGAATAGCCACTCCAGTAGCTCTCGGGTTCGTATGGAAGGAATATGGTCTAATTCACCACATGCGAGTGTCCCACCAAACCCCCCAAACAACAATGCTGCTGCAAAACAAGGCCTTTCACCTATTTCATCCAAACCAAATGATGATGGTTTGACTCATGATAAAGTTGAAGTAGATGCTAGAAAGAAGACTGAGAATCCCACAAAGATCTTTTTATTTGGAGTTAATTTGACTAACAACTTCCGTAGTAATGTGTCCCATCCGGAGAAAGAACAGGCTTGCTCTGCCATTGTTCCCGTTGGTCCCAAAGAATCTACTCCCATTACCATTACTGCATCAGCCACTCAGAATGCTCAGAATTCCAACTATTCAGTGTCCGATAAGGAGCAACAGAACCAAATTTCTTCTGATGTATTGCCAGCAGAGAAGCCTAACAAGCTGGCATCCTTACCATCCATGAGGACTCGAACTAAG GTTCAAATGCAAGGTGTAGCTGTAGGGAGAGCTGTGGACCTAACCATGTTgaatggctatgacgagcttacAATTGAGCTTGAGAAACTGTTTCATATTGAGGGAGAACTCAGATCACAAAACAAATGGGCAGTTACTTTTACTGATGATGAAAATGACATGATGCTTGTTGGTGATGATCCATGGCC GGAGTTCTGCAACATTGTGAAACGGATTTACATTTATTCAAGGGAGGATGTGAAGAAGATGAAGTATAAACTCTCCGTGCCTTCGTTGGACTGCGAAGAGACTTTGTTGTCGAAAGAAGAGACTTAA
- the LOC107645686 gene encoding auxin response factor 9 isoform X5, whose translation MANLECNLRGPPTPTAQTVWIGEGDEDLYTELWKLCAGPLVDVPRTGERVYYFPQGHMEQLQASTNQEVNQELSQQIPHFNLPTKILCRVVHIQLLAEQETDEVYARITLLPEPDQKEPTIPDPSPVESQRETFHSFSKILTPSDTSTHGGCSIRRMHATECLPPLPSPPSDADENSPPPSQELVAKDLHGFEWKFKHVLRGKGDKGGSPKRHLFTTGWSTFVTSKRLVAGDAFVFLRGEDGEMRVGIRRLARQQIPMPSSVISSQSMHLGVLATASHAVMTRTMFVVYYKPRSSQFIIGLNKYLEAVKNKFTAGMRYKMRFEVEESPERRFSGTIVGVGDVSPGWSNSQWRSLKVHWDEPATFPRPERVSAWEIEPFVVSTALAKRPRHADHTSSSEIASNTPASAFWFHGSSMSHDPAELGGAEVQCKENQVVWSLRQKETNGNPMNSHSSSSRVRMEGIWSNSPHASVPPNPPNNNAAAKQGLSPISSKPNDDGLTHDKVEVDARKKTENPTKIFLFGVNLTNNFRSNVSHPEKEQACSAIVPVGPKESTPITITASATQNAQNSNYSVSDKEQQNQISSDVLPAEKPNKLASLPSMRTRTKVQMQGVAVGRAVDLTMLNGYDELTIELEKLFHIEGELRSQNKWAVTFTDDENDMMLVGDDPWPEFCNIVKRIYIYSREDVKKMKYKLSVPSLDCEETLLSKEET comes from the exons ATGGCGAATCTGGAGTGCAATCTGAGGGGACCTCCCACTCCTACAGCTCAAACAG TTTGGATAGGTGAGGGAGATGAAGATCTCTACACAGAGCTATGGAAGCTGTGTGCAGGGCCTCTCGTCGATGTTCCCCGCACTGGGGAGAGAGTCTACTACTTCCCTCAGGGTCACATGGAACAA TTGCAAGCATCAACGAATCAGGAGGTGAACCAAGAACTGAGTCAGCAAATCCCTCATTTCAATCTCCCAACCAAGATTCTCTGCCGTGTTGTTCACATTCAGTTGCTG GCGGAACAGGAAACTGATGAAGTTTATGCCCGTATCACTTTGCTTCCAGAACCAGAT CAAAAAGAGCCTACAATCCCTGATCCAAGTCCCGTGGAATCTCAAAGAGAAACGTTTCACTCTTTTAGCAAGATATTAACTCCCTCTGATACTAGCACACATGGAGGATGTTCAATTCGGCGTATGCATGCCACAGAGTGCCTACCTCCATTGCCATCACCTCCATCG GACGCGGATGAAAATTCCCCACCACCATCCCAGGAGTTGGTGGCGAAGGATCTTCATGGGTTCGAGTGGAAGTTTAAGCATGTATTAAGAGGTAAAGGAGATAAAGGAG GTTCACCAAAGAGGCACTTGTTCACAACTGGCTGGAGTACCTTTGTCACTTCCAAAAGACTGGTTGCTGGAGATGCTTTTGTGTTTTTAAG GGGAGAAGATGGGGAAATGAGAGTTGGGATTAGGCGACTTGCGCGGCAGCAGATCCCAATGCCTTCGTCCGTGATATCAAGCCAGAGTATGCATCTTGGAGTGCTTGCCACTGCTTCCCATGCTGTTATGACTCGCACCATGTTTGTGGTTTATTATAAACCAAG GAGTAGCCAGTTTATTATTGGCCTTAACAAATATCTGGAAGCAGTCAAAAATAAATTTACTGCTGGAATGCGTTACAAGATGAGGTTTGAAGTGGAAGAATCACCTGAGAGAAG ATTTTCTGGTACTATTGTTGGGGTTGGGGATGTATCGCCAGGATGGTCAAACTCTCAATGGCGTTCCTTGAAG GTTCATTGGGATGAGCCGGCAACGTTTCCGAGACCAGAGAGGGTTTCTGCTTGGGAGATAGAGCCTTTTGTTGTCTCTACTGCGTTGGCCAAAAGGCCCAGGCATGCTGATCATACTTCATCGTCTG AAATTGCTTCCAACACTCCTGCTTCTGCTTTTTGGTTTCATGGATCATCCATGTCCCATGATCCTGCAGAATTAGGTGGTGCTGAAGTCCAATGCAAGGAAAACCAGGTTGTATGGTCCTTGAGGCAGAAAGAAACCAATGGCAATCCCATGAATAGCCACTCCAGTAGCTCTCGGGTTCGTATGGAAGGAATATGGTCTAATTCACCACATGCGAGTGTCCCACCAAACCCCCCAAACAACAATGCTGCTGCAAAACAAGGCCTTTCACCTATTTCATCCAAACCAAATGATGATGGTTTGACTCATGATAAAGTTGAAGTAGATGCTAGAAAGAAGACTGAGAATCCCACAAAGATCTTTTTATTTGGAGTTAATTTGACTAACAACTTCCGTAGTAATGTGTCCCATCCGGAGAAAGAACAGGCTTGCTCTGCCATTGTTCCCGTTGGTCCCAAAGAATCTACTCCCATTACCATTACTGCATCAGCCACTCAGAATGCTCAGAATTCCAACTATTCAGTGTCCGATAAGGAGCAACAGAACCAAATTTCTTCTGATGTATTGCCAGCAGAGAAGCCTAACAAGCTGGCATCCTTACCATCCATGAGGACTCGAACTAAG GTTCAAATGCAAGGTGTAGCTGTAGGGAGAGCTGTGGACCTAACCATGTTgaatggctatgacgagcttacAATTGAGCTTGAGAAACTGTTTCATATTGAGGGAGAACTCAGATCACAAAACAAATGGGCAGTTACTTTTACTGATGATGAAAATGACATGATGCTTGTTGGTGATGATCCATGGCC GGAGTTCTGCAACATTGTGAAACGGATTTACATTTATTCAAGGGAGGATGTGAAGAAGATGAAGTATAAACTCTCCGTGCCTTCGTTGGACTGCGAAGAGACTTTGTTGTCGAAAGAAGAGACTTAA
- the LOC107645686 gene encoding auxin response factor 9 isoform X7, with translation MANLECNLRGPPTPTAQTVWIGEGDEDLYTELWKLCAGPLVDVPRTGERVYYFPQGHMEQLQASTNQEVNQELSQQIPHFNLPTKILCRVVHIQLLAEQETDEVYARITLLPEPDQKEPTIPDPSPVESQRETFHSFSKILTPSDTSTHGGCSIRRMHATECLPPLPSPPSDADENSPPPSQELVAKDLHGFEWKFKHVLRGSPKRHLFTTGWSTFVTSKRLVAGDAFVFLRGEDGEMRVGIRRLARQQIPMPSSVISSQSMHLGVLATASHAVMTRTMFVVYYKPRSSQFIIGLNKYLEAVKNKFTAGMRYKMRFEVEESPERRFSGTIVGVGDVSPGWSNSQWRSLKVHWDEPATFPRPERVSAWEIEPFVVSTALAKRPRHADHTSSSEIASNTPASAFWFHGSSMSHDPAELGGAEVQCKENQVVWSLRQKETNGNPMNSHSSSSRVRMEGIWSNSPHASVPPNPPNNNAAAKQGLSPISSKPNDDGLTHDKVEVDARKKTENPTKIFLFGVNLTNNFRSNVSHPEKEQACSAIVPVGPKESTPITITASATQNAQNSNYSVSDKEQQNQISSDVLPAEKPNKLASLPSMRTRTKVQMQGVAVGRAVDLTMLNGYDELTIELEKLFHIEGELRSQNKWAVTFTDDENDMMLVGDDPWPEFCNIVKRIYIYSREDVKKMKYKLSVPSLDCEETLLSKEET, from the exons ATGGCGAATCTGGAGTGCAATCTGAGGGGACCTCCCACTCCTACAGCTCAAACAG TTTGGATAGGTGAGGGAGATGAAGATCTCTACACAGAGCTATGGAAGCTGTGTGCAGGGCCTCTCGTCGATGTTCCCCGCACTGGGGAGAGAGTCTACTACTTCCCTCAGGGTCACATGGAACAA TTGCAAGCATCAACGAATCAGGAGGTGAACCAAGAACTGAGTCAGCAAATCCCTCATTTCAATCTCCCAACCAAGATTCTCTGCCGTGTTGTTCACATTCAGTTGCTG GCGGAACAGGAAACTGATGAAGTTTATGCCCGTATCACTTTGCTTCCAGAACCAGAT CAAAAAGAGCCTACAATCCCTGATCCAAGTCCCGTGGAATCTCAAAGAGAAACGTTTCACTCTTTTAGCAAGATATTAACTCCCTCTGATACTAGCACACATGGAGGATGTTCAATTCGGCGTATGCATGCCACAGAGTGCCTACCTCCATTGCCATCACCTCCATCG GACGCGGATGAAAATTCCCCACCACCATCCCAGGAGTTGGTGGCGAAGGATCTTCATGGGTTCGAGTGGAAGTTTAAGCATGTATTAAGAG GTTCACCAAAGAGGCACTTGTTCACAACTGGCTGGAGTACCTTTGTCACTTCCAAAAGACTGGTTGCTGGAGATGCTTTTGTGTTTTTAAG GGGAGAAGATGGGGAAATGAGAGTTGGGATTAGGCGACTTGCGCGGCAGCAGATCCCAATGCCTTCGTCCGTGATATCAAGCCAGAGTATGCATCTTGGAGTGCTTGCCACTGCTTCCCATGCTGTTATGACTCGCACCATGTTTGTGGTTTATTATAAACCAAG GAGTAGCCAGTTTATTATTGGCCTTAACAAATATCTGGAAGCAGTCAAAAATAAATTTACTGCTGGAATGCGTTACAAGATGAGGTTTGAAGTGGAAGAATCACCTGAGAGAAG ATTTTCTGGTACTATTGTTGGGGTTGGGGATGTATCGCCAGGATGGTCAAACTCTCAATGGCGTTCCTTGAAG GTTCATTGGGATGAGCCGGCAACGTTTCCGAGACCAGAGAGGGTTTCTGCTTGGGAGATAGAGCCTTTTGTTGTCTCTACTGCGTTGGCCAAAAGGCCCAGGCATGCTGATCATACTTCATCGTCTG AAATTGCTTCCAACACTCCTGCTTCTGCTTTTTGGTTTCATGGATCATCCATGTCCCATGATCCTGCAGAATTAGGTGGTGCTGAAGTCCAATGCAAGGAAAACCAGGTTGTATGGTCCTTGAGGCAGAAAGAAACCAATGGCAATCCCATGAATAGCCACTCCAGTAGCTCTCGGGTTCGTATGGAAGGAATATGGTCTAATTCACCACATGCGAGTGTCCCACCAAACCCCCCAAACAACAATGCTGCTGCAAAACAAGGCCTTTCACCTATTTCATCCAAACCAAATGATGATGGTTTGACTCATGATAAAGTTGAAGTAGATGCTAGAAAGAAGACTGAGAATCCCACAAAGATCTTTTTATTTGGAGTTAATTTGACTAACAACTTCCGTAGTAATGTGTCCCATCCGGAGAAAGAACAGGCTTGCTCTGCCATTGTTCCCGTTGGTCCCAAAGAATCTACTCCCATTACCATTACTGCATCAGCCACTCAGAATGCTCAGAATTCCAACTATTCAGTGTCCGATAAGGAGCAACAGAACCAAATTTCTTCTGATGTATTGCCAGCAGAGAAGCCTAACAAGCTGGCATCCTTACCATCCATGAGGACTCGAACTAAG GTTCAAATGCAAGGTGTAGCTGTAGGGAGAGCTGTGGACCTAACCATGTTgaatggctatgacgagcttacAATTGAGCTTGAGAAACTGTTTCATATTGAGGGAGAACTCAGATCACAAAACAAATGGGCAGTTACTTTTACTGATGATGAAAATGACATGATGCTTGTTGGTGATGATCCATGGCC GGAGTTCTGCAACATTGTGAAACGGATTTACATTTATTCAAGGGAGGATGTGAAGAAGATGAAGTATAAACTCTCCGTGCCTTCGTTGGACTGCGAAGAGACTTTGTTGTCGAAAGAAGAGACTTAA
- the LOC107645686 gene encoding auxin response factor 18 isoform X8, with translation MANLECNLRGPPTPTAQTVWIGEGDEDLYTELWKLCAGPLVDVPRTGERVYYFPQGHMEQLQASTNQEVNQELSQQIPHFNLPTKILCRVVHIQLLAEQETDEVYARITLLPEPDQKEPTIPDPSPVESQRETFHSFSKILTPSDTSTHGGCSIRRMHATECLPPLPSPPSDADENSPPPSQELVAKDLHGFEWKFKHVLRGKGDKGGKGGKGGSPKRHLFTTGWSTFVTSKRLVAGDAFVFLRGEDGEMRVGIRRLARQQIPMPSSVISSQSMHLGVLATASHAVMTRTMFVVYYKPRSSQFIIGLNKYLEAVKNKFTAGMRYKMRFEVEESPERSFLVRFSGTIVGVGDVSPGWSNSQWRSLKVHWDEPATFPRPERVSAWEIEPFVVSTALAKRPRHADHTSSSELGGAEVQCKENQVVWSLRQKETNGNPMNSHSSSSRVRMEGIWSNSPHASVPPNPPNNNAAAKQGLSPISSKPNDDGLTHDKVEVDARKKTENPTKIFLFGVNLTNNFRSNVSHPEKEQACSAIVPVGPKESTPITITASATQNAQNSNYSVSDKEQQNQISSDVLPAEKPNKLASLPSMRTRTKVQMQGVAVGRAVDLTMLNGYDELTIELEKLFHIEGELRSQNKWAVTFTDDENDMMLVGDDPWPEFCNIVKRIYIYSREDVKKMKYKLSVPSLDCEETLLSKEET, from the exons ATGGCGAATCTGGAGTGCAATCTGAGGGGACCTCCCACTCCTACAGCTCAAACAG TTTGGATAGGTGAGGGAGATGAAGATCTCTACACAGAGCTATGGAAGCTGTGTGCAGGGCCTCTCGTCGATGTTCCCCGCACTGGGGAGAGAGTCTACTACTTCCCTCAGGGTCACATGGAACAA TTGCAAGCATCAACGAATCAGGAGGTGAACCAAGAACTGAGTCAGCAAATCCCTCATTTCAATCTCCCAACCAAGATTCTCTGCCGTGTTGTTCACATTCAGTTGCTG GCGGAACAGGAAACTGATGAAGTTTATGCCCGTATCACTTTGCTTCCAGAACCAGAT CAAAAAGAGCCTACAATCCCTGATCCAAGTCCCGTGGAATCTCAAAGAGAAACGTTTCACTCTTTTAGCAAGATATTAACTCCCTCTGATACTAGCACACATGGAGGATGTTCAATTCGGCGTATGCATGCCACAGAGTGCCTACCTCCATTGCCATCACCTCCATCG GACGCGGATGAAAATTCCCCACCACCATCCCAGGAGTTGGTGGCGAAGGATCTTCATGGGTTCGAGTGGAAGTTTAAGCATGTATTAAGAGGTAAAGGAGATAAAGGAGGTAAAGGGGGTAAAGGAG GTTCACCAAAGAGGCACTTGTTCACAACTGGCTGGAGTACCTTTGTCACTTCCAAAAGACTGGTTGCTGGAGATGCTTTTGTGTTTTTAAG GGGAGAAGATGGGGAAATGAGAGTTGGGATTAGGCGACTTGCGCGGCAGCAGATCCCAATGCCTTCGTCCGTGATATCAAGCCAGAGTATGCATCTTGGAGTGCTTGCCACTGCTTCCCATGCTGTTATGACTCGCACCATGTTTGTGGTTTATTATAAACCAAG GAGTAGCCAGTTTATTATTGGCCTTAACAAATATCTGGAAGCAGTCAAAAATAAATTTACTGCTGGAATGCGTTACAAGATGAGGTTTGAAGTGGAAGAATCACCTGAGAGAAG CTTTTTGGTCAGATTTTCTGGTACTATTGTTGGGGTTGGGGATGTATCGCCAGGATGGTCAAACTCTCAATGGCGTTCCTTGAAG GTTCATTGGGATGAGCCGGCAACGTTTCCGAGACCAGAGAGGGTTTCTGCTTGGGAGATAGAGCCTTTTGTTGTCTCTACTGCGTTGGCCAAAAGGCCCAGGCATGCTGATCATACTTCATCGTCTG AATTAGGTGGTGCTGAAGTCCAATGCAAGGAAAACCAGGTTGTATGGTCCTTGAGGCAGAAAGAAACCAATGGCAATCCCATGAATAGCCACTCCAGTAGCTCTCGGGTTCGTATGGAAGGAATATGGTCTAATTCACCACATGCGAGTGTCCCACCAAACCCCCCAAACAACAATGCTGCTGCAAAACAAGGCCTTTCACCTATTTCATCCAAACCAAATGATGATGGTTTGACTCATGATAAAGTTGAAGTAGATGCTAGAAAGAAGACTGAGAATCCCACAAAGATCTTTTTATTTGGAGTTAATTTGACTAACAACTTCCGTAGTAATGTGTCCCATCCGGAGAAAGAACAGGCTTGCTCTGCCATTGTTCCCGTTGGTCCCAAAGAATCTACTCCCATTACCATTACTGCATCAGCCACTCAGAATGCTCAGAATTCCAACTATTCAGTGTCCGATAAGGAGCAACAGAACCAAATTTCTTCTGATGTATTGCCAGCAGAGAAGCCTAACAAGCTGGCATCCTTACCATCCATGAGGACTCGAACTAAG GTTCAAATGCAAGGTGTAGCTGTAGGGAGAGCTGTGGACCTAACCATGTTgaatggctatgacgagcttacAATTGAGCTTGAGAAACTGTTTCATATTGAGGGAGAACTCAGATCACAAAACAAATGGGCAGTTACTTTTACTGATGATGAAAATGACATGATGCTTGTTGGTGATGATCCATGGCC GGAGTTCTGCAACATTGTGAAACGGATTTACATTTATTCAAGGGAGGATGTGAAGAAGATGAAGTATAAACTCTCCGTGCCTTCGTTGGACTGCGAAGAGACTTTGTTGTCGAAAGAAGAGACTTAA